From a single Labrenzia sp. PHM005 genomic region:
- a CDS encoding GntR family transcriptional regulator, which translates to MLARVKETRVDNAYEKLKADILLGELPPGFQAPEPEIAARLQMSRTPVREALIRLETEGLVVLIPRRGARVLSMNVQDLVEVMEILGALEALAAATIAHQGLSADVCAEMESVLDAGSAALADGDLLAWAEYDARFHRLLGKWSNRRLEREIGLHLDQLHRVARVLVRMNGAPVEQPEDHFSLIRSMKSGNAAEAAAIAQSHRETALSNMKALFESSGVTHL; encoded by the coding sequence ATGCTTGCCCGCGTCAAAGAGACCCGCGTCGACAACGCTTACGAAAAACTCAAAGCTGATATTTTGCTTGGAGAATTACCTCCTGGCTTTCAGGCGCCAGAGCCTGAAATTGCAGCCCGTTTGCAAATGAGCCGGACACCGGTTCGTGAAGCGCTGATCCGTCTGGAAACCGAAGGTCTGGTCGTGTTGATACCAAGGCGCGGTGCTCGGGTGCTTTCCATGAATGTTCAGGATCTCGTTGAGGTCATGGAAATTCTGGGAGCTTTGGAAGCGCTCGCTGCCGCGACGATTGCCCACCAGGGACTATCAGCGGATGTTTGCGCAGAGATGGAGAGCGTGCTTGACGCGGGGTCTGCAGCTTTGGCTGATGGCGACCTTCTGGCGTGGGCCGAATACGATGCCCGGTTTCATCGGCTCCTGGGGAAGTGGAGCAATCGGCGTCTGGAGCGGGAAATCGGATTGCACCTGGATCAGCTTCACCGGGTCGCCCGTGTGCTTGTCCGTATGAACGGGGCGCCGGTTGAGCAGCCAGAGGATCATTTTTCTCTAATCCGTTCAATGAAGTCCGGAAATGCAGCTGAGGCCGCGGCAATTGCCCAGAGCCACCGGGAAACTGCTCTTTCTAACATGAAGGCGCTGTTTGAAAGCAGCGGTGTCACCCATCTGTGA
- a CDS encoding LacI family DNA-binding transcriptional regulator encodes MSKGINLKELSEKLNLSQTTVSRALNGYPEVNADTRKRVSEMAAKLGYAPNSQARRLATGRAMAISHVIPKSVHEMMNPIFLEFIAGAGETYSEHGYDMILSVVDDHQEDDAYRQIASRKKADGVIVHGPSTNEYRHKLLQELGLPFVIHGRVPGAESETSWIDMNNKQAFERATSHLLDLGHTRIALLNGLEHMDFAHRRRQGFQDALEVRGFLPDPDLMRSADMTEPYGCDSAMEMLNSSNPPTAFLVSSMISAIGVARAIGQCGLKVGTDVSIVTHDDALSFLPNSGEVPIFTCTRSSVRYAGQKAAEMLLDLISNPASGPASLHLEAQLITGQSTGPLQR; translated from the coding sequence ATGAGCAAAGGTATCAATCTCAAGGAACTGTCCGAGAAATTAAATCTGTCCCAGACCACGGTCAGTAGAGCACTGAACGGATATCCGGAAGTCAATGCGGACACCCGCAAACGTGTGTCGGAAATGGCGGCAAAACTTGGGTATGCGCCCAACAGCCAGGCAAGGCGCCTGGCGACCGGCCGGGCCATGGCTATCAGCCATGTGATTCCCAAATCGGTTCATGAAATGATGAACCCCATCTTCCTGGAGTTCATTGCCGGGGCTGGCGAAACCTATTCCGAACATGGTTATGACATGATCTTGTCCGTCGTGGACGATCACCAGGAGGACGACGCCTACCGGCAAATTGCCTCGCGTAAAAAAGCCGACGGCGTTATTGTTCACGGTCCATCAACAAACGAATACCGGCACAAATTGCTTCAGGAATTAGGTTTGCCATTTGTCATCCACGGCCGCGTACCCGGCGCTGAGAGCGAGACGTCTTGGATCGACATGAACAACAAACAAGCCTTTGAACGCGCCACATCGCACCTTTTGGATCTAGGGCACACACGAATAGCGCTGCTGAACGGGCTGGAACATATGGATTTTGCCCACCGCCGGCGCCAAGGCTTCCAGGATGCGCTAGAAGTCCGCGGTTTTTTGCCCGATCCGGACCTGATGCGCAGCGCCGACATGACCGAGCCCTATGGCTGTGACAGCGCGATGGAAATGCTGAATTCGAGCAATCCGCCGACGGCCTTTTTGGTGTCCTCAATGATTTCGGCAATCGGCGTCGCAAGGGCAATCGGTCAGTGCGGCCTGAAAGTCGGCACCGACGTCTCCATCGTCACACATGATGACGCTCTGTCATTCCTGCCAAATAGCGGAGAGGTGCCCATCTTCACCTGCACCAGATCCTCTGTCCGGTATGCAGGTCAAAAGGCTGCTGAAATGCTCTTGGACCTGATTTCCAATCCCGCCAGCGGCCCAGCGTCACTGCATTTGGAAGCTCAGCTGATCACCGGGCAATCAACCGGCCCACTTCAACGCTAA
- a CDS encoding ABC transporter substrate-binding protein: MISRLLIRSSGSVLALSLSAGVALASDDLTFPPGEGPFNWDSYSTWAENAPDLSGQTVTIAGPWLQPEDGFFRNVLAYFSKATGAEAIYTGSDSFEQQIVIDAEAGAAPNVAVFPQPGLAAEMAARGLLTPLPASMKSWVAENYGAGESWVDLGTYADPEGKDQLYGYFYNVNLKSLVWYVPENFEDAEYEVPTTMEELKELTEQIVADGETPWCIGLGSGAATGWPATDWVEDMLLRTQPPEVYDQWVANEIAFDDPRVVAAIEEFGWFARDDAKVAGGAGTVASTDFRDSPKGLFSSPPQCYLHRQASFVPAFFPEGVEFGADVDFFYLPAYAAKDLGNPVLGGGTLMAITNPSDATAALMEFFQLPIAHEVMMAQSGFLTPHKGVNPEAYMNDTLRGQGEILVNATTFRFDGSDLMPGGVGAGTFWTGMVDYTGGKDAATVAGEIQKSWDALK; the protein is encoded by the coding sequence ATGATTTCACGGTTGTTGATCCGTTCGTCCGGGTCGGTCCTTGCGTTGTCTCTGAGTGCAGGTGTTGCGCTTGCAAGCGATGATCTGACGTTCCCTCCGGGCGAAGGTCCGTTTAATTGGGACAGTTACTCAACATGGGCTGAAAACGCGCCGGACTTAAGCGGGCAAACCGTGACCATCGCTGGTCCCTGGTTGCAACCGGAGGATGGGTTCTTCCGTAACGTTTTGGCCTACTTCTCCAAAGCGACCGGCGCAGAGGCAATTTACACCGGTTCGGATTCCTTTGAACAGCAGATCGTGATTGATGCCGAAGCTGGAGCGGCGCCGAATGTCGCGGTGTTTCCGCAACCGGGATTGGCGGCCGAAATGGCTGCGCGCGGCCTTCTGACGCCTTTGCCAGCGTCTATGAAGTCGTGGGTCGCGGAGAATTATGGCGCAGGCGAAAGCTGGGTTGATTTGGGTACTTATGCTGATCCGGAGGGCAAGGATCAGCTTTACGGCTATTTCTACAATGTAAATCTGAAAAGCCTCGTCTGGTATGTCCCAGAGAACTTCGAAGATGCTGAATACGAAGTTCCCACGACGATGGAAGAGCTGAAAGAGCTCACTGAGCAAATTGTCGCCGATGGCGAAACACCCTGGTGCATCGGACTTGGATCGGGGGCGGCGACTGGCTGGCCAGCAACTGACTGGGTCGAAGATATGTTGCTGCGGACACAGCCGCCGGAAGTCTACGATCAATGGGTTGCCAACGAAATCGCCTTTGACGATCCGCGTGTCGTGGCTGCGATCGAAGAATTCGGTTGGTTTGCGCGCGACGATGCAAAAGTGGCAGGTGGGGCCGGCACCGTCGCGTCGACCGACTTCCGCGACAGTCCGAAGGGCCTGTTTTCTTCACCGCCGCAATGTTATCTGCACCGCCAAGCTTCCTTTGTACCGGCTTTCTTTCCTGAAGGTGTCGAATTTGGCGCTGATGTCGACTTCTTCTATCTGCCTGCCTATGCGGCGAAAGATCTCGGCAATCCTGTTCTGGGTGGCGGTACCTTGATGGCAATTACCAATCCGTCAGATGCGACGGCCGCGTTGATGGAATTCTTTCAGCTGCCGATCGCCCATGAGGTGATGATGGCGCAGTCCGGCTTTTTGACCCCGCACAAGGGCGTCAATCCGGAGGCCTATATGAACGACACTCTGCGCGGTCAGGGCGAGATTCTGGTCAACGCCACGACCTTCCGCTTTGATGGGTCAGACCTGATGCCGGGCGGCGTTGGTGCCGGCACTTTCTGGACCGGCATGGTCGATTACACTGGTGGCAAGGACGCTGCGACCGTGGCAGGTGAAATCCAGAAGAGCTGGGACGCCCTCAAATAA
- a CDS encoding carbohydrate ABC transporter permease, whose translation MGAAVFADNPALLGLVTIILGVGACLGYFFLSNLVLDKVIFPAKGEHAGRNINRANLVRPWLFLFPALFALTLYLAYPVFETLRLSLTDRAQGGAFVGFDNYRQMMNEAKFWEAVRNNMLWLIVVPALSTAFGLLVAQLTDRIRWGNLAKSLIFMPMAISFVGASVIFKLIYDTRPADQNQIGVLNAIWLKFDGGIGSILLLQVLPTVLLLGVAGVTIYAAWALVREGVAANRQRSLLQMMLRVLAAAGGLWLVWTCLSFVGGIWIDALPYGAPQTWLTIPFWNNFFLMAVLIWIQTGFAMVILSAALRGIPEETIEAAIVDGANPFQIFFKIKVPQIMGTIVVVWTTITLTVLKVFDIVFAMTNGQWETQVLANYMYDKLFRANDWGVGSASAIVIMLLVTPILVWNVYNARKEMR comes from the coding sequence ATGGGGGCGGCAGTGTTTGCAGATAATCCAGCGCTACTGGGCCTGGTGACCATCATCCTTGGTGTTGGTGCCTGTCTTGGGTATTTTTTTCTGTCCAATCTGGTTCTCGACAAGGTGATCTTTCCGGCCAAAGGGGAACATGCAGGCCGGAACATAAACCGCGCCAATCTGGTCAGGCCCTGGTTGTTCTTGTTCCCTGCTTTATTCGCGCTGACCCTCTATCTCGCCTATCCGGTTTTTGAGACATTGCGGCTTTCGCTGACCGACAGGGCGCAGGGAGGGGCTTTTGTCGGCTTCGACAATTACCGGCAAATGATGAATGAAGCGAAGTTCTGGGAGGCGGTTCGCAACAACATGCTGTGGTTGATCGTGGTGCCCGCTTTGTCGACCGCCTTTGGGCTCTTGGTGGCACAGCTGACCGATCGGATCCGCTGGGGCAATCTGGCAAAATCACTGATCTTCATGCCGATGGCGATTTCCTTCGTCGGCGCGTCCGTGATTTTCAAACTGATCTATGACACGCGGCCGGCCGATCAAAACCAGATCGGAGTGTTGAATGCGATCTGGTTGAAGTTTGACGGTGGGATTGGGTCGATCTTACTGCTTCAAGTCCTGCCAACGGTGCTGCTTTTGGGTGTGGCCGGCGTGACAATCTACGCCGCTTGGGCGTTGGTTCGCGAAGGTGTCGCAGCAAATCGCCAAAGGTCTCTTTTGCAAATGATGCTGCGCGTTTTGGCAGCGGCTGGTGGACTGTGGCTGGTCTGGACATGCCTGAGTTTTGTAGGTGGTATCTGGATCGATGCATTGCCCTATGGCGCACCGCAGACCTGGCTGACCATTCCCTTCTGGAACAATTTTTTCCTGATGGCCGTTCTAATCTGGATCCAGACCGGCTTTGCCATGGTGATCCTGTCAGCAGCCTTGCGCGGCATTCCCGAAGAGACAATAGAAGCGGCGATCGTTGATGGGGCCAATCCGTTTCAGATCTTTTTCAAGATCAAGGTGCCGCAGATCATGGGCACAATCGTTGTGGTCTGGACAACCATCACGCTCACTGTTCTGAAAGTCTTCGACATCGTGTTTGCCATGACCAACGGACAATGGGAGACGCAGGTTCTGGCCAACTACATGTATGACAAGCTGTTTCGGGCCAACGATTGGGGTGTTGGGTCTGCAAGCGCGATTGTCATCATGCTCCTGGTTACGCCGATCCTTGTCTGGAATGTCTACAACGCCCGCAAGGAGATGCGCTGA
- a CDS encoding carbohydrate ABC transporter permease, with protein sequence MANVAGKKSGLTWAVHISVTLLVLLWLFPTIGLFVSSFRTGDQISLSGWWAALFPTEQNDVYRALDPDDHRVADGDLFVVTGNIFEDGPRDIRAWGVSSKKISAYQPGETAEMKGGETLTLQPDGSYVWRGNDKQISGRGQRIFVTAQVPPEFTLENYATILFSGSGQDNMAKAFFNTLTVTIPATIIPIVIAAFAAYALAWMEFPGRALLIAAIVGLLVVPLQLALIPLLRFHFGIGIGKGYLGVWLAHTAFGMPLAVYLLRNYMVGLPRDIIENAKVDGATDFQIFTKIILPLSFPALASFAIFQFLWTWNDLLVAKVFLIDATGSTTVMTNQIVELLGTRGGNWEILATAAFVSIAVPLAVFFAMQRYLVRGLLAGSVK encoded by the coding sequence ATGGCTAATGTTGCGGGCAAAAAATCTGGCCTGACTTGGGCTGTACACATCTCCGTTACCCTGTTGGTACTGTTGTGGCTGTTTCCAACGATCGGCTTGTTCGTATCATCCTTCCGGACCGGGGATCAGATCTCTTTGTCTGGCTGGTGGGCCGCGCTTTTCCCAACGGAACAAAACGACGTTTATCGTGCGCTCGATCCAGACGATCACCGTGTCGCAGACGGCGATCTGTTTGTGGTCACGGGCAACATTTTTGAAGATGGTCCGCGTGATATCCGGGCCTGGGGTGTGTCTTCAAAGAAAATCTCCGCATACCAGCCTGGTGAAACTGCTGAAATGAAGGGGGGCGAAACGCTCACGCTGCAGCCTGATGGCAGTTATGTTTGGCGTGGCAATGACAAACAGATTTCCGGGCGCGGGCAGCGGATTTTTGTCACGGCGCAAGTGCCGCCAGAGTTCACGTTAGAAAATTATGCGACGATCCTATTTTCCGGCAGTGGCCAGGACAACATGGCGAAGGCCTTCTTCAACACGCTGACCGTGACTATCCCGGCCACAATCATCCCAATCGTGATCGCCGCCTTTGCTGCCTACGCGCTGGCCTGGATGGAGTTTCCCGGGCGCGCGCTTTTGATTGCGGCCATTGTCGGGCTTCTGGTTGTGCCCCTGCAGTTGGCGTTGATCCCATTGCTGCGGTTTCACTTTGGTATCGGAATAGGCAAGGGTTATCTCGGCGTTTGGCTGGCTCATACGGCTTTTGGCATGCCGCTCGCGGTCTATCTTTTGCGCAACTACATGGTCGGGTTGCCGCGGGACATCATCGAGAATGCCAAAGTTGACGGGGCGACGGATTTTCAGATCTTCACCAAGATCATTCTGCCCTTAAGTTTTCCGGCGCTTGCGTCCTTTGCCATCTTCCAATTCTTGTGGACCTGGAACGATCTCTTGGTGGCCAAAGTGTTTCTCATTGACGCCACCGGCTCGACGACGGTGATGACCAACCAGATCGTCGAACTGTTGGGCACCCGGGGTGGCAATTGGGAAATCCTGGCAACTGCGGCCTTCGTATCCATCGCCGTGCCGCTGGCTGTTTTTTTCGCGATGCAGAGATATCTGGTGCGCGGACTTCTTGCTGGATCGGTCAAATAA
- a CDS encoding ABC transporter ATP-binding protein — protein sequence MTSLSLKGASKSYGPVEVLKDINLEIDKGELIVFVGPSGCGKSTLLRMIAGLEKITGGTLEIDGAVVNDIPPAQRGIAMVFQSYALYPHMTVYDNMAFALKLTGHSRQEIDDAVRSAAETLQLTQYLDRLPKALSGGQRQRVAIGRAIVRDPKVFLFDEPLSNLDAALRVATRIEIAQLKESMPDSTMIYVTHDQVEAMTLASRIVVLHGGIVEQFGKPLDLYERPANTFVAQFIGSPAMNMVDAKVTATGAVTSVHTSDDGHADVPISSVDSDQGAAVKLGVRPEDLTLTKGDDFLVSAEVEIVEALGESTVLYFKPREGHDAFIAKLPGIHTIAKGTTLRMTAAPEKLHLFDNGGRSFLYR from the coding sequence ATGACCTCACTATCCCTAAAAGGCGCTAGCAAGTCCTACGGTCCGGTCGAAGTTCTCAAAGACATCAATCTGGAGATTGATAAGGGCGAACTGATCGTATTTGTCGGCCCGTCCGGCTGCGGCAAATCCACTTTGTTGCGCATGATCGCAGGCCTTGAAAAAATTACAGGCGGCACCCTGGAAATTGATGGAGCAGTCGTCAACGATATCCCGCCGGCACAACGCGGCATTGCCATGGTGTTTCAGTCATATGCGCTTTATCCGCACATGACGGTCTACGACAACATGGCCTTTGCTTTAAAACTGACCGGTCATTCGCGGCAGGAAATAGATGATGCTGTGCGCTCCGCTGCCGAAACACTGCAGTTGACCCAATATCTCGATCGCTTACCCAAAGCGCTTTCTGGCGGGCAGCGCCAGCGTGTGGCCATCGGCCGGGCCATCGTCCGCGACCCGAAAGTGTTTCTGTTCGATGAGCCGCTGTCCAATCTTGATGCCGCCTTGCGCGTCGCGACCAGGATTGAGATTGCCCAGCTGAAGGAAAGCATGCCGGACAGCACGATGATCTACGTCACGCATGATCAGGTCGAGGCAATGACGCTGGCCAGCCGGATCGTGGTGCTGCATGGCGGCATTGTTGAGCAATTCGGTAAACCGCTGGACCTGTATGAGCGTCCGGCCAACACTTTTGTCGCCCAGTTCATCGGATCTCCGGCGATGAATATGGTTGATGCGAAAGTAACGGCGACAGGGGCGGTCACGTCCGTTCACACTTCGGATGATGGCCATGCAGACGTGCCGATTTCATCTGTAGATTCCGATCAGGGCGCCGCAGTCAAACTTGGCGTCCGACCGGAGGACCTGACATTGACCAAAGGTGATGATTTCCTGGTTTCGGCTGAAGTCGAAATTGTGGAAGCGCTCGGGGAATCGACGGTGCTCTATTTCAAGCCACGCGAAGGCCATGACGCCTTTATCGCCAAACTTCCGGGAATTCATACCATTGCCAAAGGCACGACCTTGCGCATGACCGCAGCGCCGGAAAAACTGCATTTGTTTGACAACGGTGGCAGATCGTTTCTCTACCGGTGA
- a CDS encoding DeoR/GlpR family DNA-binding transcription regulator, with amino-acid sequence MLGQVDITKRQAEIADLVQKAGFASVEELAERFDVTTQTIRRDVNGLCELGILRRTHGGVEPPARAANIHYSTRQILNLPGKQEIARMVASQVENNQSLAFSIGTTPEIVMQALTSHENLAVFTNNLNVAFSASSNASFQVTIAGGRLRYGDRDVLGSAAQAFFANYKVDIGIFGVAGVDEDGTLLDFHEDEVAARQAILANCRTSYLVLDHSKFGRSAHVRGGHLSDVSKIFTDKPVPEPYLDCLKGAQTIVHVPEYGSADQ; translated from the coding sequence ATGCTTGGGCAAGTTGACATAACAAAACGGCAGGCGGAAATCGCCGATCTGGTTCAAAAGGCCGGATTTGCTTCTGTTGAGGAATTGGCAGAGCGGTTTGATGTGACCACGCAGACAATCCGGCGCGATGTGAACGGACTGTGCGAGCTCGGCATCCTCCGGCGCACCCATGGCGGTGTAGAACCTCCGGCACGTGCCGCCAACATCCACTATTCCACCAGGCAGATCCTGAACCTTCCCGGCAAGCAGGAAATCGCCAGGATGGTGGCGTCTCAAGTAGAAAACAATCAGTCGCTTGCCTTCTCAATCGGTACCACGCCCGAAATCGTCATGCAGGCGCTGACGTCCCATGAAAACCTGGCGGTCTTCACCAACAACCTCAATGTGGCCTTCAGTGCGTCCAGCAATGCGTCATTCCAGGTGACCATCGCCGGTGGGCGCCTGCGGTATGGGGACCGCGACGTGCTGGGCTCAGCTGCACAAGCGTTTTTTGCCAACTACAAGGTCGATATCGGCATCTTTGGGGTGGCCGGTGTCGATGAAGATGGCACTCTGCTCGATTTCCATGAAGACGAAGTGGCAGCCCGCCAGGCAATTCTCGCCAATTGCCGGACCTCCTACCTCGTGCTTGATCACAGCAAGTTCGGCCGTAGTGCCCATGTACGCGGCGGGCATCTGAGTGATGTCTCTAAGATCTTTACTGACAAGCCGGTGCCAGAGCCCTATCTGGATTGCCTGAAAGGCGCACAGACCATCGTTCATGTCCCGGAATACGGGAGTGCCGATCAATGA
- a CDS encoding ABC transporter ATP-binding protein: MTGNMLSNAGKPIVLESVSRSWGETIAVDDLSIAMPEGSFTALLGPSGCGKSTTLRMIAGLEIVSSGRIQIGGKDVTDMPSSKRDLSMVFQSYALFPHLSVAENIIFGLKVRRVARAERDERLRKVADLLGLSQLLERKPGQLSGGQQQRVALGRAIIGEKPICLMDEPLSNLDAKLRHEMRVEIRALQQQLGFTMVYVTHDQVEAITMADQVVLLNQGQLVQAADPRTLYDQPATPFAARFIGTPPMNLFPAAAFHKLTNAPEHKLGVRPEAMRRQSGGPLEATIRTVEYLGADILADCIVADTSFQVRLKTADPVEPGHSIELGFEPDALHIFDAQSGQRRDDLVFEIGAQLHS, from the coding sequence ATGACCGGTAACATGCTCTCCAATGCTGGGAAGCCGATCGTCCTGGAGAGCGTCAGCCGCTCTTGGGGCGAGACGATTGCCGTGGATGATCTGAGCATTGCCATGCCCGAGGGCTCGTTTACTGCTTTGCTTGGACCGTCCGGCTGCGGCAAGTCCACCACCTTGCGCATGATTGCCGGGCTGGAAATCGTGTCCTCGGGCCGGATCCAAATCGGCGGCAAGGATGTCACCGATATGCCGTCGTCCAAACGCGACTTGTCTATGGTGTTTCAGTCCTACGCCTTGTTTCCGCATTTGTCGGTTGCAGAAAATATCATCTTCGGTTTGAAGGTGCGCCGGGTTGCACGAGCTGAAAGGGATGAGAGGCTGCGCAAGGTGGCGGACCTTTTGGGGCTGTCTCAACTTCTTGAGCGCAAGCCAGGTCAATTGTCGGGTGGCCAGCAGCAGCGGGTTGCGCTGGGCCGGGCGATCATCGGTGAAAAACCGATCTGTCTGATGGATGAGCCGCTCTCCAATCTTGACGCCAAGCTGCGCCATGAAATGCGGGTCGAAATCCGGGCGCTGCAGCAGCAACTCGGTTTCACGATGGTCTATGTTACCCACGATCAGGTCGAAGCGATCACAATGGCCGATCAAGTGGTGCTTTTGAACCAAGGACAGCTGGTTCAGGCGGCTGATCCGCGGACGCTCTACGATCAGCCGGCAACGCCGTTTGCCGCCCGGTTTATCGGCACCCCGCCAATGAACCTGTTCCCTGCAGCTGCCTTCCACAAATTGACAAATGCTCCAGAGCACAAACTCGGTGTCCGCCCGGAAGCCATGCGCAGGCAGTCCGGCGGCCCGCTGGAAGCGACAATCCGCACCGTCGAATACCTCGGCGCCGATATTCTGGCCGATTGCATTGTCGCTGACACATCTTTCCAGGTTCGCCTGAAGACTGCAGACCCAGTCGAACCCGGACACTCCATAGAACTCGGATTTGAACCGGACGCGCTGCATATCTTCGATGCGCAGTCCGGACAGCGCCGGGACGATCTTGTTTTTGAAATTGGAGCGCAATTGCACTCCTGA
- a CDS encoding ABC transporter substrate-binding protein codes for MLKSTFLKAVAATALTVSTWASAHAVDLQFYFPVAVGGKAADTIQELTAEYVAQNPDVKIDAVYAGSYQDTVAKAITASRGGNPPQLSVILSVDMYTLIDEDLVIPFDDYLTSDEDKTWLDGFYPAFMENSQTGGKTYGIPFQRSTPVLYWNKEAFKEAGLDPEVAPANWDEMVEFGKKLTKKDASGNATQWGVRIPSSGFPYWLFQGLAIANGAELVNAEGNKTNFDDPKVVEALQYLVDLSTKHEVMAPGIIEWGATPKAFFEGQTAMMWTSTGNLTNVRTNAPFDFGVAMLPAKASRGAPTGGGNFYLFKGASEEQTKAAVEFVKWITAPEQSAKWTIATGYVAPRAETWDTETMKAYTADFAPALVARDQLEFAKAELSTYQNQRVTGIFNDALAAVITGKKDAETALKEAQAQADEILAEYR; via the coding sequence ATGTTGAAGTCCACCTTCCTCAAGGCCGTTGCTGCAACGGCCCTGACTGTCAGCACTTGGGCATCCGCTCACGCTGTTGATCTGCAATTTTATTTCCCGGTTGCGGTTGGCGGTAAAGCTGCCGACACCATCCAGGAACTGACCGCGGAATATGTCGCGCAGAACCCGGATGTCAAAATCGACGCGGTTTATGCCGGGTCCTACCAGGACACCGTTGCCAAGGCGATCACCGCTTCGCGTGGCGGTAACCCGCCGCAGCTTTCCGTGATCCTGTCTGTCGACATGTACACGCTGATCGACGAAGATCTGGTAATCCCGTTCGACGACTATCTGACGTCTGATGAAGACAAGACGTGGCTCGACGGCTTCTACCCGGCTTTCATGGAAAACAGCCAGACCGGCGGCAAGACCTACGGCATTCCATTCCAGCGCTCCACTCCGGTTCTCTACTGGAACAAGGAAGCCTTCAAGGAAGCAGGCCTTGACCCGGAAGTCGCTCCGGCGAATTGGGACGAGATGGTCGAATTCGGTAAGAAGCTGACCAAAAAAGATGCTTCCGGTAATGCGACCCAGTGGGGCGTACGTATTCCGTCTTCCGGTTTCCCGTACTGGCTCTTCCAGGGACTGGCGATCGCCAATGGCGCTGAGCTGGTGAATGCGGAAGGCAACAAAACCAATTTCGATGACCCGAAGGTCGTTGAAGCGCTCCAGTACCTGGTTGACCTGAGCACCAAACACGAAGTGATGGCACCGGGCATCATCGAGTGGGGCGCAACGCCGAAGGCTTTCTTTGAAGGCCAGACTGCCATGATGTGGACCTCTACTGGCAACCTCACCAACGTGCGCACCAACGCGCCGTTTGACTTCGGTGTCGCCATGCTGCCGGCCAAAGCCTCCCGTGGTGCTCCAACAGGTGGTGGCAACTTCTACCTCTTCAAAGGCGCGTCTGAAGAGCAGACCAAAGCTGCTGTTGAATTCGTGAAGTGGATCACCGCTCCGGAACAGTCCGCCAAGTGGACCATCGCAACCGGTTATGTTGCGCCGCGCGCTGAGACTTGGGACACCGAAACGATGAAGGCCTATACCGCCGACTTCGCTCCGGCCCTGGTTGCCCGAGACCAGCTCGAGTTCGCCAAGGCTGAGCTGTCGACCTACCAGAACCAGCGTGTCACCGGCATCTTCAATGATGCACTGGCGGCCGTTATCACTGGCAAAAAAGACGCTGAGACCGCTCTGAAAGAAGCTCAGGCACAAGCTGACGAGATCCTGGCGGAATACCGCTAA
- a CDS encoding carbohydrate ABC transporter permease has protein sequence MQTLRVKRDWMYGWLLLLPAMVFLFAFTHIPAVTTLLNSLFSTPRGRRPAKFIGLDNYERMFNDAVFWKVLWNNLWFALGTIPLSVALAIIMALWVNDKLAGRGFVRMAYFTPTVLPLIAVANIWLFFYTPGFGLFDQITGFLFGWPASNYLGNPDTALNAIIVVTVWKEAGFFMIFYLAALQAIPISLKEAAQIEGAGRWTVFWRITFPLLMPTTLFVCVNAVINSFRLVDHIFILTDGGPDNASALLLFYIYEVAFRFWETAYGATLTVALLVLLSLLAIGQFFFFDRKVHYK, from the coding sequence ATGCAGACCTTACGAGTGAAACGCGACTGGATGTACGGTTGGCTGTTGTTGCTGCCGGCGATGGTGTTTCTATTCGCCTTTACGCATATCCCGGCCGTGACAACGCTTTTAAACAGCTTGTTTTCGACGCCGCGCGGCCGCCGCCCGGCCAAATTTATCGGCCTCGATAACTACGAGCGCATGTTCAATGACGCGGTGTTCTGGAAGGTTTTGTGGAACAATCTGTGGTTTGCGCTCGGCACCATTCCGCTGTCCGTCGCGCTGGCGATTATCATGGCGCTTTGGGTGAATGACAAATTGGCTGGCCGCGGTTTTGTTCGCATGGCCTATTTCACACCAACCGTCCTGCCCCTGATTGCTGTTGCAAACATCTGGCTGTTTTTTTACACGCCCGGATTTGGCCTGTTTGACCAGATCACCGGTTTTCTATTCGGCTGGCCGGCGTCCAATTACCTCGGCAATCCGGACACCGCCCTCAATGCGATCATTGTCGTGACAGTCTGGAAAGAGGCCGGGTTCTTCATGATCTTCTATCTGGCGGCGCTGCAGGCCATTCCGATTTCCTTAAAGGAAGCAGCACAGATCGAAGGTGCCGGGCGCTGGACGGTCTTTTGGCGGATCACGTTCCCGCTGCTCATGCCAACAACCTTGTTTGTTTGCGTCAATGCGGTGATCAACTCCTTCCGGCTAGTTGATCACATCTTCATCCTGACGGATGGCGGTCCGGACAATGCGTCTGCACTGCTGCTCTTTTATATCTACGAAGTCGCCTTCCGCTTTTGGGAAACCGCCTATGGCGCAACATTGACAGTCGCGCTGCTGGTGCTCTTGTCCCTGCTTGCCATTGGCCAGTTCTTCTTCTTCGACCGTAAGGTGCACTACAAATGA